A stretch of the Elusimicrobiota bacterium genome encodes the following:
- a CDS encoding DUF2784 domain-containing protein gives MGYKILADVVIFLHFLWILFIILGFALTVFSWKKFCNNFLLRIIHLLSILYTAYLEITEKYCPLTVLENYFKTKSGNITYTGSFIIYNIEKLVYPDVPPMIVIIPTICIGIITLVMFGLKPPKKLKTILCGK, from the coding sequence ATGGGATATAAGATTCTTGCTGATGTGGTTATATTTTTACATTTTTTATGGATACTATTCATAATTTTAGGGTTTGCACTTACAGTATTTTCGTGGAAAAAATTTTGTAATAATTTTTTGTTAAGGATAATCCATTTGTTAAGTATACTTTATACAGCATATTTAGAGATTACTGAAAAATACTGTCCGCTTACAGTTTTAGAAAATTATTTTAAAACAAAATCCGGTAATATTACCTATACAGGTTCATTTATTATTTATAATATTGAAAAACTCGTTTATCCTGATGTGCCGCCAATGATTGTAATTATTCCGACAATATGTATTGGGATAATTACACTTGTTATGTTCGGATTGAAACCACCTAAGAAACTAAAAACGATATTATGTGGAAAATAA
- a CDS encoding AMP-binding protein, with protein MLTAKDYIIRDKVGYKTVLEMVENSCKKFSKKIVMQIKVDGIYQKYTYQDLWNNLNNIASALIKIGFQHGEKAAVYSENRPEWGMAYLGISKAGGVIIPLDVQLSIAELEYILNHSETKVVFTSTKYLDNITEIFDSVKNLTKIICFDHIDEEQNTISLNKFLKIGEESNIHIHHKTEPDDVIAILYTSGTTGIAKGVMLTQKNIISDVELSSQMIYFDENDNFLSVLPIHHSFECTCGFITPLYNGASITYAESLKSKNLIDNIKETKVTVMLGVPLLFEKFYYGIMKGIKEKPLPIQLLFKSSMGIVNITKKLINKKIGRTVFEDLRKKAGLSSVRVFVSGGGPLRADIAEAFDNLGLTILQGYGLTETSPVVAVSTLEYINYYSVGLPLPEIEIKIDKPTEQGIGEILVKGPVVMKGYYKNTEETDEILRDGWLYTGDLGYKDKIGFLYITGRKKNVIVTQGGKNVYPEELEFKINSSDFILESMVYGMPVSEKDRGEKIYAIIVPDYETINMHSKTINKELATEEQIEALISNEVKKINSTLPAYKQISGFKIYPEELIKTSTKKVKRYLYLEKLIPVSSRKK; from the coding sequence ATGCTAACAGCAAAAGATTATATTATCAGAGATAAAGTTGGATATAAAACCGTTTTGGAAATGGTTGAGAACAGTTGCAAGAAATTTAGCAAAAAAATTGTGATGCAAATAAAAGTTGATGGGATTTATCAAAAATATACATATCAAGATTTATGGAATAATCTGAATAATATCGCAAGCGCACTAATTAAAATTGGTTTTCAGCACGGTGAGAAGGCAGCAGTTTATAGCGAGAATAGACCTGAATGGGGTATGGCATATTTAGGGATTTCTAAAGCAGGCGGAGTGATTATTCCACTTGATGTTCAGTTAAGTATAGCCGAACTTGAATATATACTTAATCATTCAGAAACAAAAGTTGTATTTACATCTACAAAATATCTTGATAATATTACAGAAATTTTTGACAGTGTCAAAAATTTAACAAAGATTATATGTTTTGACCATATTGATGAAGAACAAAATACTATTTCGTTAAATAAATTCTTAAAAATTGGCGAAGAGTCAAATATACATATTCACCATAAAACCGAGCCTGACGATGTCATTGCTATTTTATACACATCAGGGACAACAGGCATTGCTAAAGGCGTAATGCTTACCCAGAAAAATATAATTTCAGATGTAGAACTATCAAGCCAGATGATTTATTTTGATGAGAATGACAATTTTCTATCTGTACTGCCAATTCATCACTCTTTTGAATGCACCTGTGGATTTATTACTCCACTTTATAATGGTGCATCAATCACATATGCTGAAAGTTTGAAATCCAAAAACCTTATTGATAATATAAAAGAAACAAAAGTTACAGTTATGCTCGGAGTCCCGCTTTTATTTGAAAAATTTTATTACGGTATTATGAAAGGTATTAAAGAAAAACCATTACCAATACAACTACTTTTTAAGTCAAGTATGGGTATAGTAAATATAACAAAAAAACTTATCAATAAAAAAATAGGGCGTACTGTATTTGAGGATTTACGAAAAAAAGCAGGGCTTTCATCAGTAAGAGTTTTTGTAAGTGGTGGAGGACCGTTGAGAGCGGATATTGCAGAAGCATTTGATAATTTAGGGCTTACAATTTTGCAAGGTTATGGACTAACAGAAACCTCGCCTGTTGTGGCGGTGAGCACATTAGAATATATCAATTATTACTCAGTTGGATTACCATTGCCAGAGATAGAGATTAAAATTGATAAACCAACCGAACAAGGTATTGGTGAAATTTTGGTTAAAGGACCTGTAGTGATGAAAGGATATTATAAAAATACTGAAGAGACAGACGAGATTTTACGAGATGGATGGCTGTATACTGGTGATCTTGGATACAAAGATAAAATTGGATTTTTGTATATCACAGGCAGAAAGAAAAATGTAATAGTTACACAAGGTGGCAAAAATGTTTATCCTGAAGAATTAGAATTCAAAATAAACTCATCCGATTTTATTTTGGAATCAATGGTTTATGGGATGCCTGTGTCTGAGAAAGATAGAGGTGAAAAGATATATGCAATAATTGTGCCTGATTATGAAACTATAAATATGCACAGTAAAACAATAAATAAAGAATTGGCTACTGAAGAGCAAATAGAAGCACTTATCAGCAATGAAGTAAAAAAGATAAATTCCACGCTTCCTGCTTACAAGCAGATTTCAGGATTCAAAATCTATCCTGAAGAATTAATCAAAACATCTACAAAGAAGGTGAAAAGATATCTATATTTAGAAAAACTGATACCAGTTAGTTCAAGAAAGAAATAG
- the rlmD gene encoding 23S rRNA (uracil(1939)-C(5))-methyltransferase RlmD, producing the protein MIKYGQQIEITIQKIITGGDGIGKYKNIVVMVPYSVPQDKLLVKIAEVKKNFARAKISKIILPSPFRIIPVCSSHFSLLTSHCLYCGGCNFQMIKYEKQLDIKTKIVQDFFDIRVNETLPAENPFRYRNKIQIPIGGKTGNIIMGFFQPQSHRIVDIKNCFLQTTEANKIIKEIRNLINEFRIQPYNENRHIGVLRHIVLRQSFVFNEFMIIFVTKTNSMPNTKEIISRITKKFTNIVSVYQNINPHKTNVILGNKNYKLFGRNTIREKIGDIIFEISPASFFQINTYQTLKLYELIKKICHLKGDENIIDIYCGCGGITLYLGPYCQKITGIEKVSSAISDAVRNTRINNIKNAVFICSNADYILKKTDFPKNSTVILDPPRTGCSAEVLKIILDLLPNKIIYVSCNPAILSRDIKILSKKYQLSEIQPIDMFPQTAHIECVAKLTQRTQRQTG; encoded by the coding sequence ATGATTAAATACGGACAACAAATAGAAATCACAATACAAAAAATTATTACTGGTGGAGATGGTATTGGTAAGTATAAAAACATTGTTGTAATGGTTCCGTATTCTGTTCCTCAGGACAAACTACTTGTCAAAATAGCAGAAGTAAAAAAAAACTTTGCCCGTGCAAAAATTTCTAAAATTATCTTGCCATCACCATTCAGAATTATTCCCGTTTGTTCTTCTCACTTCTCACTTCTCACTTCTCACTGCCTTTACTGTGGTGGCTGTAATTTTCAAATGATAAAATACGAAAAGCAACTTGATATTAAAACGAAAATTGTTCAAGATTTTTTTGATATAAGAGTTAACGAAACACTCCCTGCTGAAAATCCTTTTAGATATAGAAATAAAATTCAAATACCGATTGGTGGAAAAACAGGCAATATAATTATGGGATTTTTCCAGCCGCAGTCACATCGCATTGTTGACATAAAAAACTGTTTTTTACAAACCACAGAAGCGAATAAAATAATAAAAGAAATACGAAATTTAATAAATGAATTCAGAATTCAGCCGTATAATGAAAACAGACATATTGGTGTTTTACGACATATAGTTTTACGGCAATCTTTTGTATTTAATGAATTTATGATTATTTTCGTCACAAAAACCAATTCTATGCCGAATACAAAAGAAATCATTAGTAGAATTACAAAAAAGTTCACAAACATTGTTTCAGTTTATCAGAATATAAACCCGCATAAAACCAATGTAATTTTAGGCAACAAGAATTATAAACTTTTTGGTAGAAATACAATAAGAGAAAAAATTGGCGATATAATTTTTGAAATTTCGCCTGCTTCGTTTTTCCAAATCAACACCTATCAGACACTAAAACTTTATGAACTAATAAAAAAAATCTGTCATCTTAAAGGTGATGAAAATATAATAGATATTTACTGCGGTTGTGGTGGTATAACACTTTATCTTGGGCCATATTGCCAAAAAATTACAGGGATTGAAAAGGTTTCATCTGCTATTTCTGATGCGGTTAGAAATACGAGAATTAACAATATAAAAAACGCGGTATTTATTTGTAGTAATGCTGATTATATTCTGAAAAAAACAGATTTTCCAAAAAACAGTACTGTAATTTTAGATCCACCCCGAACAGGCTGTTCTGCAGAAGTTTTAAAAATAATTCTTGATTTGTTACCTAATAAAATTATTTATGTTTCTTGTAATCCCGCAATACTTTCACGGGATATAAAAATACTTTCTAAAAAATATCAACTCTCAGAAATTCAGCCGATTGATATGTTTCCACAAACAGCGCATATTGAATGTGTTGCGAAATTAACGCAGAGAACACAGAGGCAGACAGGATAA
- the amrS gene encoding AmmeMemoRadiSam system radical SAM enzyme, whose amino-acid sequence MKLQNEIFCLAKEKDTITKASPKVINKQAMYYKKLDNNYVNCQLCFRRCKIAPNRRGFCTTRENRDGILYSLVYSQPCAVNIDPIEKEPVFHAYPGCEILCIATAGCSMRCNFCHNWQISQQKPEEVNSIYLQPDEFVKLAKQHKCEGISFTYSEPTVFYEYMLDICKLAKQQNILTVVHTCGIINPEPLNELLRYVDSITVDLKGFNQKFYSKAVAQEITLSHILNTIKIIKESGKHLEIVNLVIPKLNDNFEDIKKMCLWIKQNLGCDVPLHFNRFSPAYKLTNLPTTPLETLEEAHKIAKETGLNYVFIGNVPGHKYNSTYCPNCKKQLIHRIHFQILENNIVNGCCKFCNYKIPGIWEER is encoded by the coding sequence ATGAAATTACAAAATGAAATTTTTTGTTTAGCAAAAGAAAAGGATACTATTACAAAAGCATCACCGAAAGTTATCAATAAACAAGCGATGTATTATAAAAAACTTGATAATAACTATGTAAACTGTCAACTTTGTTTTAGAAGATGTAAAATCGCTCCAAACAGACGTGGTTTTTGTACCACACGAGAAAATCGTGATGGAATATTATACTCATTAGTTTACAGTCAGCCTTGTGCTGTCAATATTGACCCAATAGAAAAAGAGCCTGTATTCCATGCATATCCCGGCTGTGAAATTCTCTGTATTGCAACTGCTGGATGTTCTATGCGATGTAATTTCTGTCATAATTGGCAGATATCACAACAAAAACCTGAAGAAGTAAATTCTATTTATTTGCAACCTGATGAGTTTGTAAAATTAGCAAAACAGCACAAATGTGAAGGTATCTCATTTACATATTCCGAACCAACTGTGTTTTATGAGTATATGTTAGATATTTGTAAATTAGCAAAACAGCAAAATATTTTGACAGTAGTACATACTTGTGGGATTATAAATCCAGAACCATTAAATGAACTTTTGAGATATGTAGATTCTATAACTGTTGACCTTAAAGGATTTAACCAAAAGTTTTATTCTAAAGCCGTAGCACAAGAAATAACTTTATCGCATATTCTTAATACAATAAAAATTATTAAAGAATCAGGCAAACATTTGGAGATTGTCAATCTTGTAATTCCAAAATTAAATGATAATTTTGAAGATATAAAAAAAATGTGTTTATGGATTAAACAAAATTTAGGCTGTGATGTGCCACTGCATTTTAACAGGTTTTCACCCGCTTATAAATTAACCAATCTTCCAACAACACCATTAGAAACGCTTGAAGAAGCACATAAGATTGCTAAGGAAACAGGGCTTAATTATGTTTTTATCGGAAATGTTCCAGGACACAAATATAATTCCACATACTGTCCTAATTGTAAAAAGCAGTTGATTCACAGAATTCATTTTCAGATATTGGAAAACAACATAGTAAATGGGTGCTGCAAATTTTGTAACTATAAAATACCGGGTATATGGGAAGAACGGTAG
- a CDS encoding ribonuclease HI family protein, translated as MVRKVIVYFDGNKTPEGVSCSYVLIDEMSGKQKEETVKLPTETTVPQAEYYGLIRALSAFKKTDKIELEIYGDSELVVKQILGEWECKNTQLRILRSKARNLLNRFASWKLGWVPRTENKAR; from the coding sequence ATGGTAAGAAAAGTGATAGTATATTTTGATGGTAATAAAACACCTGAAGGTGTAAGTTGCAGTTATGTACTTATTGATGAGATGAGTGGCAAGCAAAAAGAAGAAACTGTAAAATTACCGACTGAAACAACGGTGCCACAAGCAGAGTATTACGGGTTGATTCGTGCATTAAGTGCATTTAAGAAAACTGACAAAATTGAGTTAGAAATATACGGCGATAGTGAACTTGTTGTAAAACAAATTCTTGGTGAATGGGAATGCAAGAATACACAACTGAGAATTTTAAGAAGCAAAGCTAGGAATCTTTTAAACAGGTTTGCGTCCTGGAAACTCGGTTGGGTGCCTCGTACAGAAAATAAAGCAAGATAA